From the genome of Papaver somniferum cultivar HN1 chromosome 2, ASM357369v1, whole genome shotgun sequence, one region includes:
- the LOC113349882 gene encoding heparanase-like protein 3 — MGTLYAFLRLFLWVLFLIFNGKAEETVKGNVFIDGRVAIGSTDDDFICATLDWWPPEKCDYGTCSWGLASLLNLDLDNPILLNAVKAFSPLKLRLGGTLQDKVLYDVGDPRPPCNRFVKNTSDDSILFGYTDGCLPMPRWDELNNFFQKAGASIIFGLNALNGRNMTRDHSAVGPWDFKNAAALIRYTVNKKYAIYGWELGNELSGNGIGARVTAAQYASDVIALNTIVQDIYSGSKDKPLVIAPGGFFDAKWYKELVDKTPNSLNAVTHHIYNLGPGVDDHLVGKILDPKYLDGAADTFKSLKNILKNSATSATAWVGEAGGAYNSGHNLVTNAFVFSFWYLDQLGMSAVYDTKTYCRQTLVGGNYGLLNTTTFIPNPDYYSALLWHRLMGRNVLQTNFTGTNKIRAYAHCAKQSKGITLLLINLSGNSTAEVHMTTKTIISRKKHHLKLKSHHRSSGSRHAKIVRTSKISENTREEYHLTAKDRDLHSQIMFLNGEPLAVNSEGEIPLLEPIHVNSTEPIIVAPYSIVFAHVPMIHFPACKL, encoded by the exons ATGGGCACTTTGTATGCATTTCTTAGGTTATTTCTTTGggttcttttcttaatttttaatGGAAAAGCTGAAGAAACTGTTAAAGGAAATGTTtttattgatggaagagttgCCATCGGAAGTACTGATGATGATTTCATATGTGCTACTTTGGATTGGTGGCCTCCTGAGAAATGTGATTACGGAACTTGTAGTTGGGGTCTCGCCTCTCTTCTTAATCTG GACCTTGACAACCCAATTTTGTTAAATGCTGTCAAAG CCTTTTCACCGTTGAAGCTTAGACTGGGAGGTACTTTACAAGATAAGGTCTTGTATGATGTCGGAGACCCTCGACCGCCCTGTAACCGATTTGTTAAAAACACCTCTGATGATTCTATACTATTTGGATATACTGATGGGTGCTTACCCATGCCTAGATGGGATGAGCTAAACAATTTCTTCCAAAAGGCTGG GGCGTCGATTATTTTTGGGTTGAATGCACTCAATGGAAGGAATATGACTCGCGATCATTCTGCAGTAGGGCCTTGGGATTTCAAAAATGCTGCTGCTCTTATTCGTTACACAGTCAACAAGAAATACGCCATCTATGGCTGGGAACTTG GTAATGAACTGAGTGGAAATGGAATTGGAGCAAGGGTTACTGCAGCACAGTATGCCTCTGATGTGATTGCCCTAAATACTATCGTGCAAGATATTTACAGTGGTTCCAAAGATAAACCACTGGTGATTGCACCAGGTGGATTCTTTGACGCGAAGTGGTACAAAGAACTTGTTGATAAAACACCAAATTCTCTAAATGCAGTGACACACCACATATACAATCTCGGTCCAG GTGTTGATGACCACTTAGTCGGCAAGATTCTCGATCCAAAATATCTTGATGGTGCAGCCGATACATTTAAGAGCTTGAAGAACATCCTGAAGAATTCTGCAACTTCAGCTACTGCTTGGGTTGGTGAAGCAGGAGGAGCTTATAACAGTGGCCATAATCTAGTCACAAATGCATTTGTGTTTAGCTTCTG gTACTTGGATCAGCTTGGCATGTCAGCAGTTTATGATACTAAAACTTATTGTAGACAAACTTTGGTCGGCGGAAACTATGGCCTTCTTAATACTACTACATTCATACCAAATCCTGATTACTACAG TGCTCTTCTATGGCATAGATTAATGGGAAGAAATGTCTTACAGACCAACTTCACAGGAACAAACAAAATTCGAGCATATGCACATTGTGCTAAACAATCT AAAGGAATTACATTGCTATTGATAAATCTCAGTGGTAACTCTACGGCAGAAGTTCATATGACGACTAAAACAATTATCTCTAGAAAGAAACATcatttgaaattgaaatctcACCACCGGTCTTCAGGATCAAGGCACGCGAAGATTGTCCGAACCTCGAAAATATCTGAAAATACAAGAGAAGAGTACCACTTAACAGCTAAAGACAGGGATTTACACAGCCAAATAATGTTTCTAAATGGGGAGCCTTTGGCTGTAAATTCTGAAGGGGAGATTCCTCTCTTAGAACCCATACACGTAAACTCAACAGAGCCAATAATTGTGGCTCCATATTCAATTGTATTTGCTCATGTTCCCATGATTCATTTTCCCGCTTGTAAGTTGTAA